TTgaatattttgacaaaaatagcttcgtaagattaatttaaaaaaaaaaaaactaaaatatacttATCAATTAAAAACCCGCTCGTGTTTGTTGTACTTACTAACAGAGAAATGGCTGATAAGTTAAATATCTGACGTAGttataaatcaattatttaTGAATCAATCATGAAACAGTTACAAATTAATTTGAATCAATTATGTATTGAATTAGTTATGAACAAATTATTGCATATCCTTCGAATATTAATCTTTCTGCCCGAGCTATATATATCACAACTGAGAATATCAATAGTTCTTTCTACTGCTGTTAAATGTTATTTCTTACAACAAACAATAAGGACTGCACTAACAGCCAAAAAAATGTGTTAATGTCACTGTAGAAGACTAAAGGAGAAAGAATAACATACAGAAAGCAAGAGTAACAGGACTACATGAAAAAGCAAAGAGCCTATAAAGCTCAAACTAGACGCACAAAATTGCCATTATTCTCATCAGCAGCTACACAAgatattttacaaaaataatgaaCTACATGGCTCTGGACTCTGGAGCCTCATCGTACAACAAATTTGACtgaaaaagtaaagaaaaagcaaaaaagaaaagaggggGGGGGTACATTTGTGGCTGATTAAGCATATTCTATTTATTCTTGCCACCAGAAATATAGGATCGCGCCATCGACATAAAACTTTCTTTCCGCCTTTTGTATTCATTGTATCGAAGAAAAAAGTAACCAAGATAATCAAAATCGATTGGCGACATCCTTGCCTGAGAAATATCGAACGAAACAATTATAGACATGGAAGTCATTACTGCGAAAATGTAACATATTAGGAGGCAATACACTACCTGAATTATCCCCCACAAAGACCAGAAAAGGTGCGAAGCCAATGCATATGTATTTGCCTCAACATAAAATGTTTCAAGATCTTTCTCAGAAACCTGTATTTACAAGTATAAAATGATTTATTAAAAACAAATATAGGAAAAGAAGAGTATAAAATTAGCTAGAGGACACATGAGATAGCAAAATACATTAATGCGCATAGCTAAAATGCATCATATATAAGTTTACATTTTTATCTGCATGCAAATAATTGAATCTTGTTGCATACAACGAGGTTACTGTGCAGTTTAACCTGGAGATCCCAGGCTAATATCTCAAAACACTGCCCGTCTGATGATAGCAGTAAAGATTAACCATAAAACATATATATTAGAAAACAAAAGGGTTAGGTTAGAAATTGGAAGTGACTACATTATAGGGAAATCTAATAAAATGTATTGGGTAAAAATGTAATCACCACTACTAATCAAATCAGTATGATGGCAACGGAGATTAATCAATGATAGGCAAGTGAATTTATCCAAGTGTGTCATAGGTAGGAAGAATGGGTCAATTTCATACTTCTCCCATCACGCCTGAAGTTTTATATTCTTGTGTGTCCTTTGTTTATATGACTACTGAGAAACTGAGAATAGTAGTTATGGGAGAGGGCGTCTTGAAACAGAAGAAAATCAGCTTTAATGTAAATGTTTTTTTGGTTCCCAAGCACGCAACACAAGAACAGAATCTCAAGTTAAGAGATGATGAGAGCTTTTGaccaattatttttgttattatctCCAGTGACTGGTATTGGATAGGAAAGTACAAAATTATTCTATATCAGCATAAAACAAAACATCAAATATTGTCAAGAGGCAGATATGTGCAAACATTGACCCTCCAACATATGGGACTTCAAAGGTTCTCTTTTCTTAACAATGTTTGTTTGACTTGTGAAAATATTCCATTTTCACTTTTTAAGTGTTTTCCATTATAAAGCCAGGAGCTTTACCACTGCACTTAATTTCAGTCTTCCACCCCGTAAaagtattaataataaataaataaaagataatttacTTCTATAGGAAGCGGAAACACACAGATCATTACAGAAAAATCTAAGACCCAATAGGCATagagttaaaaaaataattaggaGATCCTTATAAATGATAAGTATGCCTTAGGTGGTCTTTAACCTAAAAGGCTAAAACAATCCAAACTAAATCCTTAGCTAAATATCTAACTCTGAATAACTGATAGGTGCATTTGATTTTATATAGGATTGATCATCCAAaccaccaaaaaaaaaaggccCTTTTGTGTACCTCATTTGGTCTGTCAGGTTGTATGTAATGCCTGAAGAAATGGTATTGTTGATTCATGTTTGGGTACCTGCATGAGAAAGATGCTCAAGAAGTAGCAACAAAATCATGCCTAAGAAAGGATGCGAAGCAAGCAAAGAACTTACAACTCAAAATCACAATCAAAGCCAGCATATTCTGCAAAGTGGTTTCCAATGTCGAAGCCTCTGTAGTTGTACGAGGCATATTCATAATCAATGATGTAAACTTTATCTGGAGATTTGTCAGaacaaataatgaaattttgGAGACGGAAAACCTTGAATGAATTAATAATGTAAGCATTATCTCTTAACATGTGAAGGTTACAGTAATCCCAATTAGGCATGCTTGTCTCCTTGATACTTCGCTATAAAACTGACACAatatattcatatcatacattCCAGTTATCAAATAAACTCACTTACCGAGTAGCTTTCCTTTGGAAGGAAATCCCTGAGTTCTTTCTTTTTGGGATCTTATGGTATTCAAGATCTCTAAGGGGAAGAGGAGGCTTGTAGTGTAAATTTTTACACTACAAGCTATCCAAACCATCCCTCCCCTTCAAAACTCGATACGAATATCACCTAAGAAGCTAGAATGTTGGTAACTTGCTCATTTATCTCTGGGAGGTAATATCACCCTCACTGTTTATCTAAATTTCCCTTATACTTGCTGTACGGATTGAAAAACTCGAGGGATTTCTTTGGTCCAGGATTTCCTTTAGTCAAGGGTTTAGGGATTTTCTTTGGGCAATCACAAATAGATAATGCTTTTCTGTGTTCCTTCTGGTCAGAGTTGTTCAAGCGCAGGAACTAAGCTAAAATAAAGCACCGCGTACCATCCTCAGAATGATGGCCAAGCCGAGAAGGAGAATAGGTACCTCGAGACATTTACAGTGTTTTGCGGTCATAAAACCCAAGCAGTGATCCAAACTTCTCTGCTGGGCAGAATTGTGGTTCACCACCTGCAGTGCATCTACTAAAACAACTCCATCCATGGCCTTATATGGAAGAAACCCTCCCACTCTCCTCTGAAGGGGTGATTTGCATTCTGCAGTAAAGGAAGTTAACCAAATGCTTGCAAAAAGGCATGCAGTCCTAGACAAATTAATACCACATGAAGAATAAGGCCGACAAGTGTAGGAGGTGCAATATGCAGATAAGTATCGGAGGGATAAAGCTCAGTCCTAAGTTCTATGTCCGGTTTGAGGTTgctgggttttttttttttcttcaccaTTACAAAGAAACTCTAATAGAATCATTATAGTGAGACCAAACTGCTAGTCAGAGTACAACAACATCAGAGAGTACGTACCTAGTACTAAACAAAAGAACTCaacaaatatatttattcaATCCTAACTACATAAAGCATAAAAGATAGCAaagacaacaacaaatcaaTTTTATATCCTCTCATTCAAACAAATCCTCCCAGTCTCCTCCTTTTCCATTCCTTCATACATGGTTCCTAATCCCAACCTTCGGCATAGCCATCAGCTGGTTTAGAAAACCACAAAAACTCATCCAAAATCAAACCACTACCTCTTGTCCATATACCAAACAAACCAATGcatattaatttttcttttgcttattcTCAGCTCATTCCGAATTCCAAAAATGATAAAACAGCTTACTTTTGGCCGTAGTTGTTAAAGCTCCACCACTCTCATTGTAGTCGGCAAAAATCATCATGGGCACTTGATACATTTCAATAACCCACTCAACTCTTCCCACATCTTTTCTTCCTTTATCAAAAACTCCATAAACGAAACAAACAGCACATTCAAAACTCTCCTCCCTTAGGCATCCTTTCAAAGGCAGCCACCTTTCCCCCTTCTCACATAAAtccacaaaaaaaaatacacaagaTTCGACGTAGCTAATATGCCCCCCGACACTCCAACAGATTTCACAGCTTCCATTTGCAATCCTTTCCTTCCCCAAATCCCAGCTACTTCCCACTATGACAAGCTCTCCCTAGTTTCAATAATACTTAGTATCATTGGTTTTTTGCTTTCCTAAACTTCTTTATCATAGCAGTCTTTCCCTTCCCCCCTAACCCCTGACATTCCAAGAAGAAATAATCATTTGAAATTTTACTACCAACCCTTCTCTTGTCGGCTCCTCTACTTCTACGTGCCCTATCCCTTGCCTTCTTCAATTTTCTTTGCTCTTCAATTTCCACATTTTGCATCTTCAAAATCTGCATTAGTGTTTCATCTTCATCAATAGCTTCAAAGCCTGATTCTTCTGCTAATTTCCACCCTATAATTATCGATTTATGTTCTTCAAAGTCACTTTCGTCACTCGTTTCTGCCATTGCACTAACGCTGCTTCTTATCTGTAATGCTTCCCTATCGTTGCTATTCTCTTGGAAATCAAACTTCCACTCATTTCCCAATACAACGTGCTCCAACTTCATCAGGAAGCACTCCGCCGTACTCCTCTTCAACCACCACGATGGCTCATCTTCAAGGACTTTTCCATGGCAGCCATCCTATTTGCCTCCACTTTCTCCATTTCGtccctcttccttcttccttcCTATGCCAGCGTCATACTGTTTAAAGCTTTCCACTTGAATGTGCTCTTCACGGTTGATCTCTTCTTCATCCGAGAACAGCATCTCTGTTCCAATCCTTTTGTCTGGGAAGCATTCAGGTCCACACATTTCACATCCCACTTCTCTAACCTGAATCGAATAGCATTCCATCAATCTTCATCCAAACTCTCTTTCAATTCTGTTCATCTGACAAGAGTCAATGAGAAACTTTCCAGAGCTATAGGGTAAATCCCTCTTTGTTAGCTCATCACACTTCACAAATGATCCCCAAACTTtccctctttttaaaaattttcttggAGGCCAGGAATGAAATGGCATCCCAAAGCATTCCaaccaaacatcatagaaaaAAGAACACAACTCCCTCCTTCATGCTTCCATCCAAATCTCATCTTCATCCATATCAAGAAAGCAAACCACCATTTTATAAGCCCCTGCTTCCCTCACCACAACTATTTCATCCGTCCACACATCCTCTAGCATCTTTGACAAGGTTTCTAGACTCAGTAGTGAAGTTTTTCCTCCTATAAAGCTCCTCTTGAACCATGGGTTGTTTTCATCAACTACCTCTCCTTCCACCAATATTGTACCTTGCTCTCTCCTCCTATCATACTCATTTTGttgagttttattttctatggtTCCTCtctttctcatcatcatcaatttccCGTTCCCTCTTTCTTACCCATTTATGGCTTCTTTTTTTCATGCTAACCTAACATTTTTCCTTCCAACCATGTTCTCTCTAGATGATCCCTTTGTTCTTTCCATACTTTGCCTCTATAACCTCCGTTCGGCGCCCTCTCAGGACATTGTCCTTCATCTCCAGAATTGCTTTGATTGCTCTCTTTTTCATCTTGTATCTTACAAaagcaaatataaaaatatccctTCCTCTGTTTTTGTGATATAGATATACATCCTTGAGCTCCCCCTATCCATTTAAATTGTTGAAGAATTTCATTCTTTGATATGTTATGTGGCAAGTTCCCAATAAAAACGGTGTAGGGTTCTTCATCTAATCTTCTAGATTCATCTGTCTTCCATACCCTAGAATCTATAATTCTTTGTTTAGCCCACCCAAGTATTTACCGCCCCCTCACATACTCCACCTCACATACTCTCTAACGTTTTTTAGTATTGAGCACGTATTCTCTAGTGATTGTTCTCTCTCTCGGCCCCTTACATTTTCTCTGGTTTTCCAAAGCAACTGCATATTCATCGCATCGCATCGCTTATGCCAGAATGTTGAGGTTGCTGAAAGTATTGGGGGAAGTGGCATATAAGTTGCAACTCCCTCCCCGCGCATGTTATACCCCTTCTTTCATGTATCCCTGTTAAGAAATGCATTGCAGAATGTGTTCCCCGTCAAATGTTACCCCAAGATCTTGCAGAAGATTGAGAATTACATTTCTATCCTGCTGAAATTTTGGCAGTGTGGCAGAACACTTGAGGTGAGTTAGAGGTTCCAGTAAAATAGTAGAACATTGCAGAGTTTGAAACTTCTTGGGTGCTGGCAGCTGATATTAAAATCAGTTTCCCTGACTTCCATTTTGAGGACAAGGGAGTAGTTCCTAAGGAGAGTATTAGCTTTAAGGATAATATCTACAAAGAGCTGCCAGTGTATATGCATAAGAGGTTCAGAGGCATTTTTGGAATTAAGCAATATCAGGGAGTGAGAGAACTGAGTGGGTCCCCAAGGCCTAACTAAGTTAGGCAGAAATTGAGAGCATCAGAATGCCACTGAGTGCGCTCAGACTGCATGTATGTTTTCTGTGATGGGAAAGAATGATATAAGTGGgtagagaaaaagaagaaagaggaggcAGAATTTGGGAATTGGCTTCAGAGAGTAGGGCTGCTAAGTTCCCTGATTCCCTTCAACTGTGAGCTGAGATCCAGTATCACCAGTAATCATACTCCAATTAATAGTTCCTTTCGAATTTTGACTTTATCTAGGATAGGGGGTTACCTTTGATGCTTCCCTTTGGTACTTTGCACATGGTTCGTTTAAGGGAGTTCCTTTAGCCGACATTCAAAGGGATTGGCATACTCTACTACATGGTCTTAAccgtttttatatttttatgaggATATCTAATCCTCATCCTCTTTTGTATAGTATTCTCTATCTTAATAAAATTCAGTTTTCTATCAAGAGTAAGTAAACAAATAAACCCAATAAGTTAATATTGGTGAAAATCGAAGGTCATGTTCCTAAACTTTGGACTAATCTTGTACTAATCAACAAAGCAACAttttaagtaaaatttaaaTGCTAGACCTTATTAACAAGCAGTGCTACATACATTTAAATATGCTCCCTAATAAGTAAACTGCATTGACAGTTGGCTCATAAGTGGTGACTTTTCAATACCATGCATGCATTTTAGCAAAATAGATGTCAAAGTGAACTACTTAAGGCACTAACCACGGAATAGTTCATTgccccaaaaagaaaaaagaggggAAGGGGGTGGAAACATGCTTTTACTTCTAAAATCATAGTGTGGAAGCACAAACATGCTTATTATAATCAAAGAATATTAATACCTTCTTCAGCATTAACCATTATATTTCCAGAAAGCAAGTCATTGTGAGAAAAGATGACTGGAGAATTGAGACAGTCAGTCAACTCCTGTCGCACaacccaaaaaaataaaataaaataaaattcaatctAGAATAAATTGttgacaaaaataaaatgagtCGTTAGCTACTGAATTCAGGTTTTTCTAACTTTTTCATAAATGACGTCATTTTATCATGAACAATGCCTATATGAAATTGTTTAAACCCATGCCTTGCTTTATGTTTGCAGTCTAACTTTTATTGATACCTTATTTTCCCAATTAATCCCCTTTAAGACTATGGAGGAAAATTTCTGAGGCTTTCTGTTAAGGACTTGGGTATCATGGGGGTGGGTGCCCAAAGTCCCACATCAAGTAGCATGAGATGTTTGATGTTGAGAGAGAAGTTCTTACACCCTCAAGGGCTAGCTTTTAAACATGTGGTTCTCCACTTTCCTTAGATAGTTAACAATGGCTACTGTGGATTAAGGTGAATACCAAGTAGTGATAACCAAATACCAAGTGGTTTACCATTTTTTCTAGTACTTAACAATGACATCAAGGCTAGGTTGTTAGCGCCATAGAAAGGGGGCTACCTCTAGGTTGGATTAAGGTGAATAGCAAATAGCGATAGAGTGCCGATAGAGTGAAGCCATTGCGGGCGACAGCTTTCCATGGGGGGGTGGTATCATACTATGGGATGCTTCATGTTGTATTTGAGGAGAGAGCTACCTCTTAAAGTGTAGTTCCACACTTTTCTTGGGTACTTATCTCCTCTGCCCCTTTCCATATGCCATTACTGCCAAATACTCTCTATGCTCTGTCCATTCTATTATATCACTATTTGTCTCTATCCCCTTCACTATCTGATGTACACGGCTTATCCCTCTAAACCAATTTTCTCTGTTATGAGTGACTACAAATAGGCCTACATGGCTGCAGGCACACCTCCCCTCTTATTTTTACTTGATGGGTTCATATCAGAGCCAAATCTTGTATCCAGGTTATGAAGATTAGTGTGCAGGAGACATTTGTTACTATTACAcacatttaataaataaaaggatcaaTTAATGTGCCAATTAATCCACTAGAATATATAACATAAAAGGTAAAATGATTAAATACCTTCATTCAATTGGTATAGTAAATACATTGAAAGGAACTGGGTTAGAATATGCTACAAAGTATTTATTATTGCTAAAAATAGATATTCAAGAAGGCCCTTGCTCTCCTAGTTTCCCAATTTCTAATTTCTCAACCTCTTCTCTATTTCTCTAACACCTTTTATAACTCTTTTTCTAACTAACTGAGAACCAGTTTCTAATATCTGAAACTGTTCATGTTGAAAGCTGACTAAATGAAAGATAAATACAAACACAAAACATCAAGATATTTTTGGGAACAAGGTAGCACCTGCAGTTCAACAATTTCATTGTGAACTTCCTTGAATGAAATAGTATCATAAGCCTTTTGCTTTTCGCTATCATCAAACTTTAGAGTGGAAGCTGTAATACAAACATATGAAAAATGTCTAAATCAACTACTAAGATTAATGCCAAACGAACAAATAGATACACTTTTCCTTGATCAAAATAGATTCTATATTAGAATTATAGTTAGAAAGTCAAAGGAGTTCTATCCAACATAGAGAAGGAAATTTAAGGGACCTTTCTCAAAGAACTTCCAAACATCATTCCATAATTGGGGTTCCCTAGAACCAGGAACTTCCAAATGATGAAATCTTCTCAATGCATTTGCTATTTTAGCAGCCAACTTTGGCTCCCGCATATCTGCCAGAATATAAAAGAATTCATCACTTGTGCATGTTCGGGAGAGTTATCACTTGCATTTTCACATAGAAAATGTTTCAAATGCAATTTGATGAATTTCAGAAATATAGGCAAAATTGGTATGTATCTTACTTACACAAGACAATATAAAGTTCTTTTAAGGAATGCATTTTAAGCACTATTTGGGAGTTGTAAAATTCTCAAAGAATGAATCTTAAATATCAAACATTATAAATCATAAAGAAATCACTTCCTACCATTATTGAATAATGTTTTCATATATCCAAACATAAGAATGATTTTAcactaatattaattaattataaagtAATTAGTTAAGCTTATAATCCATTATTGAAATACTCTTATTTCCATAACTAATCAGTATGAAACACACTCTAGACAGGTCTAGGGTTCACCAAAAGCATTTATTAAGGAACATGTTAAGTATGATCTATGTGAGCTACTAACAGACTCAAAGCTTTACACCGCATGGTACTTCATAAACACataagaaagaagaaatattatatatatcatgctaacataaaatatttagcTTTTAAGTTACAAAATTAGTATTAAGTAATAATTACAACTTTTCAAGGAGCCTTCTCAGGTTAAGAGTAAACAACAATATTCTCTGTTAAGGGAAGGCAAGCTAAAAACTTTCAGCATTTATTCTATGCAATATAGTGATTCCAATCATATGGTAAAAACCCAGTGATTGCAATATGGTAAGAGTTAAATTTTTCCAGTAAGGACTTAAGTAGAAGCTATAGTCCCTCACACTATTCCCATAATGAAACATATACAGCCAAGAATGTCACATATATCCTACAACaatgtatatataataaatgCAATACAGGGTAGAGATACACTGTTTAGAGATACTTAGTGTCTAACAGATATTTATTCACACTCCAAAGTGAGTAGTTTGAAAAAACCCAGCATTTATGACATGTCAGTCCTTCTCCAAACAGGATTTtgaatagtttttattttttgggtaCCTGATGGGCTGAGAGTATGTGCATTTATAAAAGATTGCACCATGCCATTTCCAAAAATTCCAAGCCACTTAGCACCAAATCCTGCAGATGTGATGTATTTGGTAGCCTAAACACCAAATTTCACAAGCATTCACAAAGTAAAACGGCAGTTAATGAGTATATGCAGCGAAGAAATCAATCTAACCACAACGTTTGGCAGACATGTGAACAATTAAGAATCATACTTTTCTTCGATCAAAACTGAAATACTATGTGCACATTCGATAATCTACCAATTAAGGGACAAACTTGTAATACATATCTTAGTCATGTCCAATTTCTGTATCTAAGAATTATGGAAGGACTAAGAATAAATGGATTTTGGGCACATTTCTGCATCAGCCTGTCCCAACAAAATTTGAGTCTTCTAACCAAAGGTAGATGCATACCACCATGTCCCTGTCTTTGGTAGACATGGACATCAACCAAAACAGCCTACTAGTTTACAATCAAAGACATTGGTGTGTTAGATATGTGTGCAACCTCATTGGGTAGGACAAAgctcactttttttttcttaatgaGTAGAACAAAGCTCATTGGTTTTCCTTGGGGGAGTTTCTCTTCCAAAAGTAAATAAGCCTCAGAACCATTGCATCTAAAAGGGATTATTCTTCAAGTTGAGATTATTGTTATCGGGAGTTTAAGTCTGCCTATCCCTTGCTAActtatttgaaaaatttgacCTATCAAGCATATTGTGGAATAATGGAATTTCAGGAATAGATAAAAAGCATTGATGTATTAATATTGAATGAAATTTATAGGCAAACTCTAGGAAACTACAAATAACTTGAACCTTTATATGCAACACCCTCTATCCTAAAAGCTCTGGTTttataataagatttttaaCATTAAATCACATAATTCTTTTTTTCCAATGGAAACAGAAAtctaattatatatttgtaCTCTTAAGAGTTTCAAACTAGTTGGTTGTTGACAATTCATGATTGAATATTTATAACAAACTTTTAAACGTTTTCAGTGcattagaaaaaaaaacaaaaaacaaaaaataaaaaataaaaaataatgcaCAATGAACCAAAATTTCACTCAATTATGCCATGCAGAACAATTCAGTGACTAAGATAGTAATGGTTATAGTGTCTAACCTGCAACTCCCTGTGACGATCAATAATGTGCTCAGTGTTTGGTCCATACAGTCTGATTGTAATAATGTCATCAACAGAATTTCCGTCCTTAACTCTAACCTTGAGTACTGACAACGCCAAATTACTAGTTAGGTTCTATATCAATAACCAAAATGGTAACAGCGAATAAGATTTAACTAAGCAACCAGATAAAAATCAATCTCAAcgttatttatatttatatgataTCTAACAAGTAAGCCTTTGCCATAGAAAGCGATTCATTTAGTGGAAAATCAAATCTAAAGGAATAACGAGAAATTACTTACGCAAATTTGTTATGCCTCCAGATATTTTATCAACATCAAAGCAagaatcatccaaatttgacCAATCCTTGAACATATCCTTACACAACTTGCTGCACAAAGCCACAACTCGACGTAtcaaaaaatcatatatatagGCGTAGCATGGATGTAACGAACAGAATTCAAGAAACAGGGAAGTAACCTTCAACTAATAAACAACCCTAACAAACAACGATTTACAAGACCCACACAATACCAAATCAAAAGGAATAGAATCGTTCCCAAAACTCGGGAATTGCAAAAATCTGACTCGGTCAATATCAACTGAAAGTAAGCTCCCCATTCTCATGGAAAAAGCTTCGACTCAACGCAccataaaataaaagaaaggaaATCCAACAAGAAACGAAACGAAGAAAACAAGGCAGGTCCAAGAAGCacacgaaaaaaataaataaataaaaagaaaagaaacgtTAGAAATACGAACATGATCAGAGGCTTCATTTGAGAGAAAGAGAGCGAAGGGTCAATGATGAGCTGAGAAGAATGAATCTGCGAGGCATAGTCTTTGCGGGCTTGCTCTGCTACTTCCACGGGATTCCAGATCTTAACCTCGGCACCCATATCAAACCCGAAatggaagaagtagaagaagaagcaacgAAGATGATGGTGGCGGTGGTGGCTTCAAGAGAACAAAAGAAAGGAAGTTCGGAAGTTTTGAGAGAAGGAAGCGGATGTCGATGATGGCGAGAGTATCGTTTCTTTCTATGGAAATTGTTCCCCTTCTTCGCATTCGAATAGAACGATGAGAGTTGATTCCGCAACGAAATGACTAATATGGCCTCCACCACATGTTTACGTAAAATGTATTTGTTTGATAAATTCATGAGTATAAATTGTTTATCAAAAGATTTCATAAACGGTAAAAACTCAAATTCTTCAATCTTCGTAAGAAGTTAATACTCGAAAatagttaaataataattaattaaatttattaaatttatataaaaataattgtgaa
The genomic region above belongs to Arachis stenosperma cultivar V10309 chromosome 5, arast.V10309.gnm1.PFL2, whole genome shotgun sequence and contains:
- the LOC130980223 gene encoding probable ethanolamine kinase, with translation MGAEVKIWNPVEVAEQARKDYASQIHSSQLIIDPSLSFSQMKPLIIKLCKDMFKDWSNLDDSCFDVDKISGGITNLLLKVRVKDGNSVDDIITIRLYGPNTEHIIDRHRELQATKYITSAGFGAKWLGIFGNGMVQSFINAHTLSPSDMREPKLAAKIANALRRFHHLEVPGSREPQLWNDVWKFFEKASTLKFDDSEKQKAYDTISFKEVHNEIVELQELTDCLNSPVIFSHNDLLSGNIMVNAEEDKVYIIDYEYASYNYRGFDIGNHFAEYAGFDCDFELYPNMNQQYHFFRHYIQPDRPNEVSEKDLETFYVEANTYALASHLFWSLWGIIQARMSPIDFDYLGYFFLRYNEYKRRKESFMSMARSYISGGKNK